The Cryptococcus neoformans var. neoformans B-3501A chromosome 4, whole genome shotgun sequence genome has a window encoding:
- a CDS encoding hypothetical protein (HMMPfam hit to FKBP_C, FKBP-type peptidyl-prolyl cis-trans isomerase, score: 146.4, E(): 6.3e-41) — protein sequence MPLAMNLWSLTLLPGQQYPTYVRRDFQITNAALGEELRSKDGRSVVKVTHNPISQSMLESDDEWSDEDEDEEILSEEDDGEMEVEEVKQKKGKKAEKVEEEDSEEEDEDESDFEDELEETNVLCSLTAGKTEQASLNLTFVRGEVVVFEVTGDNVVHLMGNYIQQDEDSDDESDSDFDGEDDYSELYGSDDDLELDSEEEAAVAKITEIPDEPTPKTKKALPAADKKPVPEAKPAQKRKAEELESPAKEDAALSKAQKKKLAKKAKVEGEKAEEKPAAAAVAEKPATKKEAKAPQKKTLPSGLIIEDIKIGDGPVAKTGKRLGMRYIGKLTNGKQFDANTSGKPFSFVLGKGEVIRGWDEGLAGMAVGGERRLTIPAALAYGNQKIPGIPKNSTLKFDVKLVSIN from the exons ATGCCTCTTGCTATGAATCTTTGG AGCTTGACCCTTCTCCCTGGTCAACAATATCCCACTTACGTCCGACGTGATTTCCAGATCACCAACGCTGCTCTCGGTGAGGAGCTCCGCTCTAAGGATGGTCGCTCTGTCGTTAAGGTTACCCACAACCCCATCTCTCAGTCAATGTTGGAGAGCGACGACGAATGGagcgatgaggatgaggatgaagagatcctttctgaagaggatgacggagagatggaagtcGAGGAGGTaaagcaaaagaagggTAAGAAGGCCGAGaaggtagaggaagaggacagtgaggaagaggacgaggacgagagCGACTTCGAAGATGAGTTGGAGGAGACAAACGTTCTCTGCTCCCTTACTGCCGGCAAG ACCGAACAAGCTTCTCTCAACCTTACTTTTGTCCGTGGTGAGGTTGTTGTGTTTGAAGTCACTGGTGACAA CGTTGTTCACCTTATGGGCAACTACATCCAACAAGACGAGGACTCTGACGACGAGTCTGACTCTGATTTCGATGGCGAGGATGACTACTCTGAGCTTTACGGCTCTGATGAcgaccttgagcttgactctgaggaggaggctgCTGTCGC CAAGATTACTGAAATTCCCGATGAACCCACTCCCAAGACTAAGAAGGCCCTGCCTGCCGCGGACAAAAAGCCTGTCCCCGAAGCCAAGCCTGCTCAAAAACGCAAGGCTGAAGAGCTTGAGTCACCCGCTAAGGAGGATGCCGCTTTGAGCAAAgctcagaagaagaagcttgctAAGAAGGCTAAGGTTGAGGGTGAAAAGGCCGAGGAGAAAcccgctgctgctgccgtTGCCGAGAAGCCTGCcacaaagaaggaggccAAAGCTCCCCAGAAG AAGACTCTTCCCTCTGGTTTAATTATCGAAGACATCAAGATTGGCGACGGCCCCGTTGCCAAAACCGGCAAGCGTTTGGGCATGCG ATACATCGGCAAGCTCACCAACGGAAAGCAGTTTGATGCTAACACCTCCGGCAAACCCTTCTCTTTCGTCCTTGGAAAGGGTGAGGTTATCAGGGGTTGGGATGAGGGTTTGGCCGGCATGGCGGTCGGTGGTGAGAGGAGGTTGACC ATTCCCGCCGCTTTGGCCTACGGTAACCAGAAGATCCCTGGTATTCCCAAGAA CTCCACCCTCAAGTTCGACGTCAAACTTGTCTCTATCAACTAG
- a CDS encoding hypothetical protein (Match to EST gb|CF188834.1|CF188834; HMMPfam hit to ARPC4, ARP2/3 complex 20 kDa subunit (ARPC4), score: 386.6, E(): 3e-113): MSNTLRPYLNAVRATLTAALTLSNFSSQVVERHNKPEVECGTSPEVVLHPLIISRNESERVLIEPSVNSIRLSIAIKQADEIEKILCHKFTRFMMMRAEGFVILRRKPLPGYDISFLITNFHSESMLKHKLVDFIIQFMEDVDKEISEMKLSLNARARIVAESYLSTFA, encoded by the exons ATG TCAAACACCCTCCGTCCTTACCTCAACGCCGTCCGCGCAACCCTCACTGCCGCACTTACCCTGTCCAACTTCTCATCTCAAGTAGTTGAACGGCACAATAAGCCCGAAGTAGAGTGCGGCACCTCGCCAGAGGTTGTCCTCCATCCGTTGATCATCTCGAGGAATGAGAGCGAAAGGGTGCTCATAGAGCCCAGTGTCAACTCAATCAGGCTCAGTATCGCAATTAAACAAGCAgatgagattgagaagattcTGTGTCACAAGTTTACCAGattcatgatgatgagagcaGAAGGTTTCGTTATTCTCAGAAGAAAGCCCTTACCT GGCTACGACATCTCGTTTTTGATAACCAATTTCCATTCTGAATCAATGCTCAAGCACAAGCTTGTCGATTTCATCATTCAATTTATGGAAGACGTGGATAAGGAAATTAGTGAGATGAAGCTTTCCCTCAACGCCAGGGCGCGAATTGTCGCAGAGAGTTACCTTTCTACG TTTGCGTGA